ATGAACAATTAAAACTTGCTCATGACACCTTAAACGGCAAAGCATTTGAATTGGACCGAGCCAACAAAAAATTGACCCAATCGAATGCTGAATTAGAAAAGTTTGCTTATATCGCTTCTCATGATTTGCAAGAGCCGCTTCGAAAGATTCAAGCGTTTGGAGACAGGTTGCATAAACGAGTTTCAGTGATTGATGACGAAAAAGCGATTGATTATATTGCGCGAATGCAAAATTCCTCAACCAGAATGCGCAGTTTAATTGATGACTTATTGAAATTCTCTAGGGTTGGCAGTGACGAATATATCTTGAAAAATACTGATCTTAACAAAGTGCTAAAGAATGTCATTGGCGATTTACAGGTCAGTATTAATGAAACGTCTGCTCAAATTCATATGGATCAATTACCAACTATCGCCGGTGAAAGTAATAAGCTTTATCAACTATTTTTAAACTTGTTAACCAATGGACTTAAATTTACTAAAGATGACCAAGCTCCAATTATTAACATCACGTGTCAGCAAATAGTAAAGGATAAGATTAAATATTGGAAAATTGAAGTACAAGACAATGGTATTGGTTTCGAGCAAGAGTATGCCGAGAAAATATTTGAAGTATTTCAGCGGTTACATGGTCGTAGCCAATATCAAGGCACAGGCATAGGCTTGGCTATCTGTAAAAAAATAGTAGAAATGCACAATGGCATAATATACGTTGAGTCAGAGCTCGATAACGGTGCATGTTTTATTCTATTATTTGAAGCATAAGAAAAACAAAAGATTTGAGGAAAAGTAATGAGTGAAGGTTTAACCCAGATAAGAATACACATGTGTGACGATGATCCTGATGATCAATTGTTGGTTAGTGATGCGTTAGAAGAAGCTCGCTTACGCAACCCCATTGATTTTACGAACAATGGTAAAGAGCTGTTACAGTATTTAAACCGGGAAGGTAAATTTAGTCATTTAGTTGACCAACCGCTACCTGGATTAATTTTGCTGGATTTGAATATGCCGGTAATGGATGGCCGTGAAGTTTTAAGTAAAATAAAACAACATAAAGAGTTCCGCTCAATACCAATCATTGTGTTAACCACTTCAAAAGCAGAAGCCGACATTGCTCGTACTTATGATATGGGCGTTAATTCTTTTATCATGAAACCTGTATCCTTCGATCGCTTAGTCGAAATGATCAGCTCTGTCACTGATTATTGGTTTAATTTAGTGTCTTTACCTCGAGTAAAGTAAACATCATTATCGATAAAAATAAAAAATAAAAAATAAAAAATAAAAAATAAAATGAATAAATATTCTAAATTTAAAGTTCTGATTGTTGAAGACGATGAAGATGATTACGTCTTATTGCAGGAATTGTTAACAGAAGCCGTCGGTGAGATTGGTGCTATTTATTGGGCAGAAGATTTTAAGTCTGCTCAAAAAAAGATAGCAAATGATAATTTTGATTTTTATTTCTTGGATAACCGATTAGGGGCCGAATTAGGTTTAGAATTGATTTGTGAGATAAAAGACAAATACGAGACTGCCCCTCCGATTATTATGTTGTCTGGCGTTGATGATTATCAAACCGATCTCGACGCAATGGAGAGAGGTGCTGATGATTATTTAATCAAAAGTGAGTTAACCCCTCATCTCTTAGAAAGGACATTACGCTACTCATTAAAGAGTAAAGATTTAGAAGCTAAACTTGCAAAGCTAGCTCATTTTGATGGCTTGACCGGTTTGTATAATCGTAGCCTTTTTAATGAACTATTGATTAAATCGATTCAAGAAAGTGAACGTTCAGGACAAAAATTTGCGTTAGTTACTTTAGATTTAGATAATTTTAAATTCATTAATGATAACTATGGTCATCCAGCTGGCGATCAGCTACTGACCAAGATTGCACGGCGGTTAAAGCACAGTATCCGCAGTTCAGATGTCGTGGCAAGATTGGGTGGCGATGAGTTTTCATTATTATTAAAAGATGTTCATGCTGACACTGACTTTGTTATGTTAGTCGAAAAAATCATGGATGTTTTTAAAACTCCGATTCAAGTTGACAGCAAAGCCGTGTCAGTCACAACCAGTGTTGGTATTTCAATTTATCCTACCGATACCAAAAATGCTAATGAGTTAATTGATCATAGTGATAGGGCGATGTATCAAGCAAAAGCTCATGGTCGCAATAATTATAGTTTTTATAATCAACAGCTGCACCAAGAAGCAATCCGTAAACACCAATTAGGGTTAGAGTTGCACAGTGCTATCGATAACGACCATTTGCTCTTGCATTATCAGCCTATTGTTGCTTTAAATAATGGCGAAATCGTATCTTATGAAGCGCTACTTAGGTGGCCGGATAGCCACAATGGCTTTCGCAATACTGAAGAGTTTATTGAAGTAGCAGAAGAAAGTAGTTTAATTCTAAAAATAGGATCTTGGGTTTTAAAACAAGCATGCTGGCAGCTGAATTCTTGGGCTGAGCAAGGAATTAACAACCGTAATATTTCTATTAATGTTTCAGCAAATCAATTCAATTCTGATGATTTTATCGAATTGGTGATGCAATATGCGCAAAAAATTCCAGAGTTGGCCCAGAAAATAACCTTTGAATTAACTGAACGAAAGCCGTTAGTTATGTCGCCCGACACAATAAATAGATTAGTCGTATTGGCTGACCAAGGCTTTAAGTTTTCAGTCGATGATTTTGGTATTGGTCATTCTTCTATTTCTTATTTGCGCGCATTCCCGATGAACTCAATCAAAATAGATAAGTCTATTATTCAAAATATATTAATATCGAGTGAGGATCTGGCACTTTGCACCGCCATTGTTGCTCTTGGTAAGGCTTTGAACTTAGATGTTATCGCTGAAGGTGTCGAAACAAAAGAAATTGAACAAGTCTTAATTTCCTTAGAGTGTCCATACGTTCAAGGTTATTTTTACTCCAAACCTATGCCTTTATAGCTGCGATTTTTTTATTAAACACCGAATACAAGTCCCAAGTAATAACCCTTTAAAAGTCGGGTTGTTATTTGGGGCTAATCTGGCGATTCGGTCCAAGCTGTCTCGAAGCCGCTAGGCAGCGTAATACCCCCGCTAATATGATAATTTCCCATGCAGGCAGCAATTAGCAATAACGTCTGTAAAATAGATCTATTACGCCAAACAATCACTGAAATAGATCACATTATCCCATGACAGCAATTTTTACTTTCAAACCGAAATAATCAACAAACTAAAATAATAACCGAAGATGAATTAATCGATTGAAAAGAATACAATTGTGACCTATGGTGGAGCTTAATCAGGTTGAAATTATAAATTCAACAGTTTCGTTAGGTTACAAGGAGTATCAATGAACGTTTTAGTTAAACGAGCAACACTTGATGATGTTGCCGGTGTTGCTGAATTATTTAATTCATATCGTATTTTTTACAAACAAGCCGAAAATGTAGATTTAGCGATACATTTTATATCTGAGCGTATTACCAATAATGAATCAGTGATATTTTTTGCGCATGACGATAATGATAATTACATCGGGTTTGCGCAACTTTATCCGATATTTTCGTCGGTATCAGCCCAACGTAGTTGGGTGTTAAATGATTTATATGTGTGTGAAAACCATAGAAAGCTCGGTGTGGCTCAACGATTAATGAAAGTTGCAAAAGAATTAGCGTTAGAGACCAATGCGAATGGTATATCGCTTGAAACAGCAGAAGACAACTATCATGCGCAAGCGCTTTATAACTCACTGGGTTATAAAAAAAGTGGCGATTATCATAATTATTTTTTGAGCCTATCTTAAAGTCGTTAGTGTGTATTGAGGTGTGGCTCACTTCGCGTAAGCTTGGTTAACAATTGATACGTTTCATGGTGAAAAAATGGATATTTGCCGAACTGGAATTATTTTAAACACGAAAAATTATGAGCAATGCGTATTATTTTATCAAACGTTGTTTGACCTCGAGCTGCTATTTCAAGAAACCGATGGTGATTTTAAACTCAGCTGTTTTGATTTTCTCGGTTCATATTTAATGATCGAAACCGGCGGTGTGGCACAACCAAATGAAAAATCGATCGAGCAAAGCGCGACAAAATTCCGGTTTAACGTTTCAAATATTGATGATGCGTTAGCTAAAATCAAGTCGCTTGGAATTTCAGTACAAATTAACAGAAATAGCTGGGGAACAACGATCAATATTTGTGATCCTGATGGCAATCGAGTTGGGATTAGAGATGAAGCAACGTTTATTGAGCAACTCACGCTCTAACTAGCTGCATATCTTTAACCTAATTTGGCTAAATCGGGGCTAAGGGCGCAGTTTATTCAACCAGGATAGTCATGTCTTTGTTAATTACAGTTGTTGTATCTTCGTTATTAGCAGGGCTGGCTATGGCACTTGGAGCCGCCGTT
The Gammaproteobacteria bacterium genome window above contains:
- a CDS encoding GNAT family N-acetyltransferase, whose amino-acid sequence is MNVLVKRATLDDVAGVAELFNSYRIFYKQAENVDLAIHFISERITNNESVIFFAHDDNDNYIGFAQLYPIFSSVSAQRSWVLNDLYVCENHRKLGVAQRLMKVAKELALETNANGISLETAEDNYHAQALYNSLGYKKSGDYHNYFLSLS
- a CDS encoding EAL domain-containing protein, whose product is MNKYSKFKVLIVEDDEDDYVLLQELLTEAVGEIGAIYWAEDFKSAQKKIANDNFDFYFLDNRLGAELGLELICEIKDKYETAPPIIMLSGVDDYQTDLDAMERGADDYLIKSELTPHLLERTLRYSLKSKDLEAKLAKLAHFDGLTGLYNRSLFNELLIKSIQESERSGQKFALVTLDLDNFKFINDNYGHPAGDQLLTKIARRLKHSIRSSDVVARLGGDEFSLLLKDVHADTDFVMLVEKIMDVFKTPIQVDSKAVSVTTSVGISIYPTDTKNANELIDHSDRAMYQAKAHGRNNYSFYNQQLHQEAIRKHQLGLELHSAIDNDHLLLHYQPIVALNNGEIVSYEALLRWPDSHNGFRNTEEFIEVAEESSLILKIGSWVLKQACWQLNSWAEQGINNRNISINVSANQFNSDDFIELVMQYAQKIPELAQKITFELTERKPLVMSPDTINRLVVLADQGFKFSVDDFGIGHSSISYLRAFPMNSIKIDKSIIQNILISSEDLALCTAIVALGKALNLDVIAEGVETKEIEQVLISLECPYVQGYFYSKPMPL
- a CDS encoding response regulator — protein: MSEGLTQIRIHMCDDDPDDQLLVSDALEEARLRNPIDFTNNGKELLQYLNREGKFSHLVDQPLPGLILLDLNMPVMDGREVLSKIKQHKEFRSIPIIVLTTSKAEADIARTYDMGVNSFIMKPVSFDRLVEMISSVTDYWFNLVSLPRVK
- a CDS encoding VOC family protein, whose translation is MDICRTGIILNTKNYEQCVLFYQTLFDLELLFQETDGDFKLSCFDFLGSYLMIETGGVAQPNEKSIEQSATKFRFNVSNIDDALAKIKSLGISVQINRNSWGTTINICDPDGNRVGIRDEATFIEQLTL